From bacterium, the proteins below share one genomic window:
- a CDS encoding BMP family ABC transporter substrate-binding protein, with protein sequence MLRRYWFLGIIILVLVAGCGTNKRASQGFQVGMVTDIAGINDKSFNASGFAGMKRAGDELSFAPKVIETKAAADYVNNLQALANQKYTLVIAMGYPISDALKQVAPRYRQVKFAIVDGDALDYSNAVALKFREQEGSFLAGYLAGAVSKTGKIGFVGGMPGPLIKRFEVGYIAGAKTANPSIKVEVGYVGSWDDVGKAKDLALTQFGKGADIIFQASGKAGMGVIQAASEKGEGFFAIGCDQDQDGEAPGRVLTSMVKHTDNAVYDCIKRTQAKKFQSGILSYGVKEDGVGLSPMTYTKNKINPTILANLAQLTKLIADGTLVPPATDDGLTKFVPPVLSKTK encoded by the coding sequence ATGCTTAGACGTTATTGGTTTCTCGGAATTATTATCTTGGTTTTAGTCGCTGGCTGTGGCACTAATAAGAGAGCATCGCAAGGGTTTCAGGTGGGGATGGTTACGGATATTGCGGGGATTAATGACAAGTCATTTAATGCTTCAGGGTTTGCGGGCATGAAGCGGGCTGGGGACGAATTGAGCTTTGCCCCCAAAGTAATCGAGACCAAAGCGGCGGCTGATTATGTGAACAACCTTCAAGCGCTCGCTAACCAGAAATACACCCTCGTCATCGCCATGGGTTATCCTATTAGTGATGCGTTGAAGCAAGTAGCTCCCAGATATCGTCAAGTTAAGTTCGCTATTGTTGATGGCGATGCATTGGACTATTCAAACGCAGTTGCGCTTAAATTCCGCGAGCAGGAAGGTTCATTCTTAGCAGGCTACCTCGCCGGAGCAGTGTCTAAAACCGGCAAAATTGGCTTTGTTGGCGGAATGCCGGGACCACTGATTAAGCGTTTTGAAGTTGGCTATATCGCAGGCGCAAAGACCGCTAACCCTTCTATCAAAGTTGAAGTCGGTTACGTCGGAAGCTGGGATGATGTCGGCAAGGCTAAAGACTTGGCGCTCACCCAATTCGGTAAAGGCGCTGACATTATCTTCCAGGCATCGGGCAAAGCCGGCATGGGCGTTATTCAAGCTGCCAGCGAAAAAGGCGAAGGTTTCTTTGCCATCGGCTGCGATCAAGACCAAGACGGAGAAGCCCCCGGCCGTGTCCTCACCAGCATGGTCAAGCACACTGATAACGCGGTTTACGACTGCATTAAACGCACGCAAGCAAAGAAGTTTCAGAGCGGCATATTGAGTTATGGGGTTAAAGAAGATGGTGTTGGCCTCAGCCCGATGACATACACCAAAAATAAAATCAATCCAACCATTCTGGCAAATCTTGCTCAACTTACAAAACTTATAGCTGACGGAACACTTGTGCCACCGGCAACTGATGATGGCTTGACCAAGTTTGTGCCGCCGGTATTAAGTAAAACGAAATAA